The Oncorhynchus mykiss isolate Arlee chromosome 27, USDA_OmykA_1.1, whole genome shotgun sequence sequence taatgcccatgattttggaatgagatgttgtacaagcaggtgtccacatacttttgtagtgtAAGTATAGAGGTATGGTGTCTAGGCACCATGTCGTGTACTTCTTGTtccttggtcatgtagtgtactactCTATCACTCTTCACTTTTCTAATTTTAGGATTTTGTGCTGAGACAGCTAACCTGATAAGGACTGAGTACATCTGTATGGTAGCACCCTGCCAATCCAAACAAAAGGTGGTCTCGCTATGAAATGTGTTGAATAAAGCAATACTGGTATCACATTCTGATCAAACTGTACATTTTTGGAGGTTTTGTACGATACACTTGACTATATGTTTACATGAAACATTTTCACCACTTAAATCCTTTAAATTAGTTTTCATAAACTATGTAAACAAAAAAAGAAAGTAATCTATATCTGTTGGATGACAAATTAAAGTCAAAAATAACGACCAGAGCATATGAGCTGATTTGAGACATCGCACGGTTTTAACCACAGCCTCAACGAAGGAATTACAAAAGGTGATGTTATGCTTGAGATAACCGATGCCGCAATGGGCAAAAAGATTTCTTCATCACACGCGGTCAACGTGTTGCACTGTCCATGGACCACTGCCAAGGAAAAGAaagtagggctgtccccgacaaaaaaaataaataatatattggTCGACCAAGAGTCATCTTTTCCTGGCCAAAAGTGGTCTACATTTTTAAAACGTATACTTTTCCATGCATAGACACCACTATGTTTGAATACAATCAACTATAAGTAggctactgagcttgtctgatgctgtAAGTACTGCCATTAAAAATGAAGGCTCACCAATTactagagggagccagagatcaatataGCCTAACCAGAAGAAGAAACAAAAACCTGTTCTGGGCCAGCCATCTCACCCTGCTGCTGACTTAGCAGATTCTGACATTATGTCGCCTATGGATTAGTCCACTctgacaggcctctacaatggattagtccactctgacagaactctataatggattagtccactctgacagaactctataatggattagtccactctgacagaactctataatggattagtccactcagacagacctctacaatggattagtccactcagacaggcctcaacaatggattagtccactcagacaggcctccacaatggattagtccactcagacaggcctctataatggattagtccacggagacaggcctctacaatagattagtccactcagacaggcctctacaatggattagtccactgagacaggcctctacaatggattagtccactgtgacaggcctccacaatagtttagtccactcagacagacctccgcaatggattagtccactgagacggGCCTCCGGaatagtccactgagacaggcctctacaatggattagtccactcagacaggcctctacaatggattagacaactcagacaggcctctacaatggattagtccactcagacaggcctctacaatggattagtccactcagacgggcctctacaatggattagtccactcagacaggcctctacaatggattagtccacggagacaggcctctacaatggattagtccactcagacatgTGTCTTGTGTAccataacatttaaaaatatatttttgccaATGCTCATTTAAAAGGTCTGTCGACGAACAGCCCATCGACCAGacaactaaatggggtcagccctaaaaTAAAGCTTGTGAAAAGTAAACAATGACTTATTGGCCATGGTTCAACATTACAGTTACAATGTCCCTCAAAGGATTAACCCATCCTATTGCATAACTACAGTTGACCTATTGTCCTTGGTTCAACATTACAGCCACAATGTCCCTCAAAGGATCACCCCATCCTATTGCATAACTACAGTCGACCAGCCCGGCCCACCTCAGGTAGGCTTATCGTAGCCTATAAAGCCCCAATACTCCCCCTCagctccttgcactgcattcagGCTTCCAGCCCCATCCCCACCACCTGATCACCAACAGCCCAGGAAAAAGCCATCTTTACCAGAACCATCCATCCACCTGGAACCTCTGCCATGCAGTCTGCCGAGACCAACACCAAGCTGAACCGGGGTTGCCTGCTCCTGGCTCTGAGGCGCTACAGCGCCGCAGTTCACAACATGGAACAGACTGTCCTCCTCCCTAGCCTCCTCCGAGATGTGGAGTCAGACTCCGACACTGACGACGACTGTTTCCAGGACTGTCACTCTGCAGCCGAAAGCTCCCGTAAAGACCTGTATGACTACTACCTGATGCTGAAGGCTGTCAGGAACACAGTGGAGAGTGGTCTGGTCACGCTGGACGACCGCAAGGCCAAGAACCAGACCTACCTGGCCCAGAATAAGACCCTGGAGCCCATGCTGGAGGCTGACCCAGAGGCCTTGTTCCACTTCCACCTCAGGGGGCTTTTCTCTGTCATGGGAAACCTCACCAAGAAGTCCCAGGGTGTCACAACCAAGTACATGGACATCATCAGAATAATGAACTAGAATAAGAAGACTCAGGTTAACCCCCAATCGACAAAACAAGCAATACATTTTGGGGCTTGAACATAAGATGTACAACTGTCAAGCTGTTTACATATACTGTCAATAACACCAAGTCGTGTGTAAAATTGAATAAAAGGTGCTTTTGTCGAAACTGACTTCTGCATgtctgttgttttttttgttgttttttttaaatgtccaagACACTTTAGTGATTggagtaaaataaaataacagaGCAGCTACAGGATATGTTTGTTAGATGATCTACTTCACCCATTATGCATTCATCAAGACTAACATAGCAGATAATGATTCTGATATTTAATTATGTGTGAATTGTAAACAGCTCAGAATTGTGTCCTCGTGATCTTCAGTTAAAGGTGCAAGTAGTTTAAATCAGCTGCATGTTTACtagggatggggagggggggggagaagaagtGTTATACccatcagacccccccccccccccctccccagaggactggaattgcccaggcCTGCAGCCTGTCACAAGCTTTCAGCTCGACTTGGTGATCAAAGCCTGGGCGTCCAAGGTAACTGTCACATTGAATGAGTACATAATGCTATTCTCTATCCATGAACAACAGGCGATAATACGCCCTGTTATCTGAAACATAATGACAACACTTTATTGGAGAGGAATGATATTATGTGTAAACAAGACAAAACATTATTTCAGTAGGATTTTGTTTTATTATATACAAGAGTCTTTAGGGTTTTACATAATATAATGGGGTGATTGCAATAACACCAACTAGGGACGACAGAGACAGATGGTAAAgtgttctctcttctccttcagcCAGCCTCCTACACTCAGCGAATTGGGTGAAAAGGCTCCACAATCTCAGCAAATGTCTTCTTCTCTGTGGAGATTAACAcacaccacaaaaaaaaaaaacaacacttgatTAAATATTGAATAAAAATTACTGACATATGTACATATCAGTTAGTTGCCCGAGTTTTGTGAAACAAGCTGGGTTGATTGCTCTGTGTATGTCAATGCCATATAAAATGTAAGAAATCAATAACATAAAAATGTGCCAATGACGTAACATTTGGTGCAGGATGGTATTTCTTTGGGGACACAGCCAGAGCTAGAGCCTGGTTTGTGACTAGAAAGAAACAGGCCTGTGACTAGAAGAAACAGGCCTGTGACTAGAAGAAACAGGCCTGTGACTAGAAGAAACAGGCCTGTGTCATTTTTCTGATGGTCCATGAGAACATTATGAAGCTATGGGGGGTGTTGTTGCTAGAATCTAGCCTAGTGATTGACTTGTCCTGAACACAGAGGCATTTGTGTCTTTCTATGTGGACATCAGTCCAATCAATTTACCTTTGTCTGAAAAGTTCTCTGGGTGGAGTCGTATGTATTCGTTCATGTCTCGGTCCAATCTAGCGTATGTGTAGTTCTCGTGTTTGGTGACATGGTAACCAATGAACCAACCAATGGATGCCAGCAAGGCTTGCCGGTGAACACCTGAAAGACAATGACAAATACAGGTGGGTTGATCGATACAGGTGGGTCCACCTGTCGCATATCATGATGACACTCACCGGTCTAGATCAATGAGAGAATATTTGAAATAGACAAGAAGGCAGCGTACACATTGTTGGATTAATTCATGGAGCAAAAAAAACCATTTTAATAACAGAGATTGTTCTAAATTCAAACTGGACCTCCTGCAACTGTACATAGTCATTTTATGAGACTGCAGTTAGTTGAAAAAAAAATCCCTgatgtttttaaatgtttaattggcagacctgtaacttccaatatttttatttattttacctttatttaaccaggcaagtcagttaagaacaaattcttattttcaatgacggcctaggaagtgggttaactgcctgttcgggggcagaacgacagatttgtaccttgtcagctcgggagttttgaactcgcaacctagtccaacgctctaaccaacgctctaaccactaggccaccctgccgccccaaatataTAATAGATATAATAGATATCAATTTAGGGGGGTTAAATCCCATTCTGGTGTTACAATCTGTAGCTAGTGTTAGCCTTGATCAGCCTGGTAAAGTGTCATTTCTATATTATTAAAATACCTATAAAGCCTATTTTAAATTTGTAGATGGTTGCATCGACGCTATAAGACATCCTGACATGACTgagggtgggtataatttgtggaacgttccaacaggaatctgttccaaaaacttgGAAACAAACACATACAAAATAACATGATCAATTCACCAAGCTAACTAGCTGCAGAACAGTGTAGCAACTCACCATGTAGCTTTCCCTTAAAATGTTTTTGTCGATAGGCTACCAGAATGAGGACATTTTTCGGGAATAAACATAAGGAGTGAAACGTTTGTAAAATAGACCACTCCCTACCCGGTATCTTATTCTAACACTATACAACTTTGTATGTGTTGTTTGTTGGTAACCTTATTATTTACGTGAAGTTTTTGAAATACAGATTCATGATGGAACCTTTAACAAATGATACCAAACCCCATGACTGATATGCTGTCAGTCAACTGAAAATGGCCACATTTCATAGATCAATCGATCCCAGTTATTATTGCAGACTAGAAAATATATGTTCCATACTGCAGTGTATTATAATGTAACGTTACCTTCTTGAACATTAATTTACAGAAGAcagtgattttttgttgttgttaagaATAGAAGTTGGCAAGCAGTGTTCTGGTGTTTGTAGCCAGTTGTCAAGCTAACTACCGGTTACAGTAGGGTGTTTGtagccagctaactaactaacttaaCGTTAAATCGTTACATTTGTTTGATAATTAAAACAACAACTAGCCTATGACATTAAAATGGTTTGACTTGGCTCTGGGTTGAGATCCAACTAGCGAGCTAACAGCTAGTTACGGTGATCTTGTTGAGCGGCTAGTGCTAAAGTGTGCTAGCCGACTCTACCTGATTTCATGGGCGGCCTGCGGTTGAGGGCATTCTGTAGCATCGCAGAGCACCAGCCGATAACACCGAGCCAGACCGAGTTTCGGTTGATTATTCCTGGAGGTGGAAGGGCCTTCGCCTCATCTGGGAGCCCCATGTCGGGAAAATACACTGATCCAAACAATTATTATAAATGTACTTTATTGACTAGCCTGCTGGCGCTTCACCTCACAGAGGAAACCAAGG is a genomic window containing:
- the LOC110508116 gene encoding thyroid hormone-inducible hepatic protein; this encodes MQSAETNTKLNRGCLLLALRRYSAAVHNMEQTVLLPSLLRDVESDSDTDDDCFQDCHSAAESSRKDLYDYYLMLKAVRNTVESGLVTLDDRKAKNQTYLAQNKTLEPMLEADPEALFHFHLRGLFSVMGNLTKKSQGVTTKYMDIIRIMN
- the ndufc2 gene encoding NADH:ubiquinone oxidoreductase subunit C2 (The RefSeq protein has 1 substitution compared to this genomic sequence), giving the protein MGLPDEAKALPPPGIINRNSVWLGVIGWCSAMLQNALNRRPPMKSGVHRQALLASIGWFIGYHVTKHENYTYARLDRDMNEYVRLHPENFSDKEKKTFAEIVEPFHPIR